Proteins from a single region of Lysinibacillus sp. JNUCC-52:
- the pnpS gene encoding two-component system histidine kinase PnpS, producing the protein MKSMSNRLFLTFMLSLGSILAVLMIVIGQLFPVYVEQYNERSSSYSQEAMEKVLDERQISLSEEDKKALFAAQTIEMKDSLLSYVRARLYGVLAILFSITLILIAIVSRYMIRNFTAPIDNVTETALELAKGNYRARAHENEHERMMPLSHSINILARNLQDITTIREVEEERLKTLIENMGSSLMMIGREGNISIVNRVFLERFGMQLEHVQGKVFRTIGLPKTLEQFIDHVFLTEMPYRQQIKMEVQQELYNKEVYGAPVIGDHGRWLGVVIVMHDITELVRLEQIRKDFVANVSHELRTPITSIKGFSETLLDGAYKDEKMLLSFLEIMHKESNRLQMLIQDLLELSKIEQHGFTVNIMPMGLQDVLIRGAELTGPRLDEKNMSFQVDIARDVEVMGDANRVIQIVTNLITNAITYSPENTTVSIRLKENDTYGIIEIEDEGIGIEKNEIARVFERFYRVDRARSRNSGGTGLGLAIVKHLVEAHHGRIQVESQVGVGTKMIVMIPKKLTNSLQ; encoded by the coding sequence ATGAAATCAATGAGCAACCGCTTATTCTTGACATTCATGCTCTCGCTCGGATCAATTCTTGCTGTCCTAATGATTGTTATAGGTCAGCTTTTTCCTGTTTATGTAGAACAATACAATGAGCGCTCGAGTTCATATAGTCAAGAAGCAATGGAAAAAGTACTTGATGAACGCCAAATTTCCTTATCTGAGGAAGATAAGAAAGCTTTATTTGCAGCCCAAACAATTGAAATGAAGGACTCACTCCTGTCCTATGTAAGAGCTCGGCTTTATGGTGTGTTAGCTATATTATTTTCAATTACGCTTATATTAATTGCTATTGTGAGCCGCTATATGATTCGAAATTTTACCGCACCAATTGATAATGTGACCGAAACGGCACTTGAATTGGCAAAGGGGAATTATCGAGCGCGTGCACACGAAAATGAGCATGAGCGCATGATGCCATTGAGCCATTCTATTAATATTTTGGCGCGTAATTTGCAGGATATTACGACAATACGAGAGGTAGAAGAAGAAAGGCTAAAAACGTTAATTGAAAACATGGGTAGCTCACTAATGATGATTGGTCGTGAAGGCAATATATCAATCGTCAATCGCGTGTTTTTAGAACGTTTTGGCATGCAACTAGAGCATGTGCAAGGAAAAGTCTTTCGCACAATAGGTTTACCGAAAACGCTTGAGCAATTTATTGACCACGTGTTTTTAACGGAAATGCCCTATCGCCAGCAAATAAAGATGGAAGTACAACAAGAGCTATACAATAAAGAAGTGTATGGTGCACCCGTAATTGGTGATCACGGACGCTGGTTAGGTGTTGTCATTGTTATGCATGATATTACAGAGCTTGTCCGACTTGAGCAAATTCGTAAAGATTTTGTAGCCAATGTATCACATGAATTACGTACACCAATTACCTCGATTAAAGGCTTCTCTGAAACACTTCTGGATGGAGCCTATAAAGACGAAAAGATGCTGTTATCCTTTTTAGAAATTATGCATAAGGAGAGCAATCGTCTGCAAATGCTTATCCAAGATTTATTAGAACTTTCGAAAATTGAACAACATGGATTCACCGTGAATATTATGCCAATGGGCTTACAGGATGTCCTTATACGCGGGGCAGAATTAACAGGGCCGCGGCTCGATGAAAAAAATATGAGCTTTCAAGTGGATATTGCCCGTGATGTAGAAGTAATGGGGGATGCTAATCGGGTTATTCAAATTGTTACGAATTTAATTACAAACGCCATTACGTATTCGCCTGAAAATACAACCGTATCAATTCGCTTAAAGGAAAATGACACATATGGAATTATTGAGATCGAAGATGAAGGAATCGGGATAGAAAAGAATGAAATTGCACGGGTCTTCGAACGCTTTTATCGTGTTGACCGTGCGCGTAGCAGAAATTCTGGTGGAACGGGGTTAGGGCTAGCCATTGTGAAGCATCTAGTGGAAGCGCATCATGGACGAATTCAAGTAGAAAGTCAAGTTGGCGTTGGCACAAAAATGATTGTCATGATTCCGAAAAAATTAACAAATTCTTTACAATAA
- a CDS encoding MaoC/PaaZ C-terminal domain-containing protein encodes MLQKNSKLGLTIDEITVGEKIHITEKIEDKDLLLYLGLTNDNNPLYIQHDYAAMTPFKKPIVPTIMLNGIITSAVSKYIPGPGARIIEQHLTYLGPLYHYELFDTLLEVTEVNKIQNTITVSVLSYNEQKQLVIEGTLLVTPPLAL; translated from the coding sequence TTGCTTCAAAAGAACAGTAAGCTTGGTCTCACTATTGATGAAATTACAGTTGGCGAGAAAATTCATATTACTGAAAAAATAGAAGATAAGGATTTATTGCTTTATTTAGGACTTACAAATGATAATAATCCGCTTTACATTCAACATGATTATGCAGCGATGACGCCTTTTAAAAAGCCGATTGTACCAACTATTATGTTAAATGGTATTATTACGTCAGCTGTGTCGAAGTATATTCCAGGACCTGGTGCGCGTATTATAGAACAACATTTAACCTATTTAGGGCCACTCTATCATTATGAATTATTTGATACGCTTTTAGAGGTAACAGAAGTAAATAAAATACAGAATACCATTACCGTATCTGTACTCTCCTATAATGAACAAAAACAGCTAGTAATTGAAGGTACATTGTTGGTGACACCACCACTAGCATTATAG
- a CDS encoding response regulator transcription factor, giving the protein MTKTILVVEDEFSIATLLKYNLEQAGYLVETAADGLEGLNKAMEIQPDLILLDLMLPKLDGMEVCKQIRQQRMNTPIIMLTAKDDEFDKVLGLELGADDYMTKPFSPREVLARVKAVLRRFTQNVVVEDKDEPQEKMYEFGQLRVFPERFEVFLQEEALEFTPKEFELLIYLLENKNRVLTRDQLLSAVWKYDFAGDTRIVDVHISHLRDKIEENSRKPMFIKTIRGLGYKFEEPKTS; this is encoded by the coding sequence ATGACAAAAACTATTTTAGTTGTAGAAGATGAATTTTCGATTGCGACCTTATTAAAATATAATTTAGAACAGGCTGGCTATTTAGTTGAAACAGCAGCAGACGGTTTAGAAGGGTTAAATAAAGCAATGGAAATACAGCCTGATTTAATCCTTTTGGACTTGATGCTCCCTAAGCTAGATGGCATGGAAGTTTGTAAACAAATTCGTCAGCAACGTATGAATACACCAATCATTATGCTAACGGCAAAAGACGATGAGTTCGATAAAGTGCTTGGTTTGGAGCTAGGGGCAGATGATTATATGACAAAACCCTTTAGCCCACGTGAAGTTTTAGCACGTGTCAAAGCAGTCTTAAGAAGGTTTACACAAAATGTTGTAGTAGAGGATAAAGATGAGCCTCAAGAAAAAATGTATGAGTTTGGACAACTGCGTGTATTTCCTGAGCGTTTTGAAGTGTTTTTACAAGAAGAAGCACTTGAATTTACACCAAAGGAATTTGAACTACTTATTTATTTATTAGAAAATAAAAACCGTGTATTAACTCGCGATCAATTATTAAGTGCTGTTTGGAAATATGATTTTGCTGGCGATACTCGTATTGTGGATGTGCATATTAGCCACCTCCGCGATAAAATTGAAGAAAATAGTCGTAAGCCGATGTTTATTAAAACAATTCGTGGTCTTGGCTATAAATTTGAGGAGCCGAAAACTTCATGA
- the mdh gene encoding malate dehydrogenase gives MTLKRKKISVIGGGFTGATAAFLAAQKELGDVVLVDIPQAENPTKGKALDMWEAAPIQGFDSFVKGTSNYEDTADSDVVIITAGVARKPGMSRDDLVQINQGVMKTVAKEIATHSPNATIIVLTNPVDAMTYTVFKETGFPKNRVIGQSGVLDTARFCAFVAEELNISVKDITGFVLGGHGDTMVPLTRYSFAGGIPLETLIAPERLEAIVDRTRNGGAEIVNLLGNGSAYYAPAAALIEMAEAIIKDQKRILPSIAYLEGEYGYNDIYLGVPTLLGANGIEKIFELELTDKEKAELDNSADAVKAVMKVLA, from the coding sequence ATGACTTTGAAACGTAAAAAAATCTCAGTAATCGGTGGCGGATTCACCGGCGCTACTGCAGCATTTTTAGCAGCACAAAAGGAACTTGGCGATGTTGTATTAGTAGATATCCCACAAGCTGAAAACCCAACAAAAGGTAAAGCTTTAGACATGTGGGAAGCTGCTCCAATACAAGGTTTTGATTCTTTTGTAAAAGGTACTTCTAACTATGAAGACACTGCAGATTCTGATGTAGTAATCATTACTGCGGGTGTTGCCCGTAAACCTGGCATGAGCCGTGACGACTTAGTTCAAATTAACCAAGGAGTTATGAAAACTGTTGCAAAAGAAATCGCAACTCATTCGCCAAATGCAACCATTATCGTATTAACAAACCCTGTTGATGCGATGACTTACACAGTATTCAAAGAAACAGGATTCCCTAAAAACCGAGTAATCGGTCAATCTGGTGTATTGGATACTGCTCGTTTCTGTGCTTTTGTTGCAGAAGAGCTAAACATCTCTGTAAAAGACATCACTGGTTTTGTATTAGGTGGCCATGGTGACACAATGGTACCACTTACTCGTTATTCATTTGCTGGTGGTATTCCTTTAGAAACTTTAATCGCGCCAGAGCGTTTAGAAGCAATCGTTGATCGTACACGTAATGGTGGTGCAGAAATCGTGAACTTACTTGGAAATGGTTCTGCCTACTATGCTCCAGCAGCAGCACTTATTGAAATGGCTGAAGCAATCATTAAAGATCAAAAGCGTATTCTACCATCAATCGCATACTTAGAAGGTGAATATGGTTACAATGATATTTACTTAGGCGTACCGACATTATTAGGTGCAAACGGTATCGAAAAAATCTTTGAGCTTGAACTAACTGACAAAGAAAAGGCGGAATTGGATAACTCTGCTGATGCCGTAAAAGCAGTTATGAAAGTTTTAGCTTAA
- a CDS encoding CidA/LrgA family holin-like protein gives MKIVKSFVQIGYLYIVLFIGNSIARLLHLPIPGSIIGLVLLFLLLQFHLIKLEWIELGAGLLLSELLLFFIPSAIGVIDYDALIGIQGMKVVVVIVVSAFVVMLVTGFTAQWLDRKKGDTV, from the coding sequence ATGAAAATCGTCAAAAGTTTCGTGCAAATTGGCTATCTTTATATAGTGTTATTTATAGGAAATAGTATTGCGCGTTTACTTCACTTGCCGATTCCAGGTAGTATAATTGGGCTTGTTTTATTATTTTTACTATTACAGTTTCATCTTATTAAACTAGAATGGATCGAGTTAGGCGCAGGATTATTACTGAGTGAATTGTTATTATTTTTCATCCCTTCAGCGATAGGCGTCATTGATTATGATGCGTTAATCGGTATACAAGGCATGAAAGTTGTAGTTGTTATTGTAGTAAGTGCATTCGTCGTGATGTTAGTGACGGGTTTTACTGCACAGTGGTTAGATAGAAAGAAGGGTGACACTGTATGA
- the hflK gene encoding FtsH protease activity modulator HflK has product MSVKRTLMMVGLGIFGIVALIAVFTSWYTVDESEQAVVITFGRADETVTNPGLHFKLPWPVQSVEILSRETFSLQFGYKQNKEGELEAFDAETKMITGDEYIVLTDLVVQWKITDPRKYLFNAQNPEEILHSATSSAIRSIIGSSTIDAALTDGKADIEAKTRELLVSLIEKYDIGIGVLGVKLQDVELPNAEVRAAFTAVTDARETKNTKTNEAQKYKNQRISEANGEKDAIISKANGAKTARIEQAYGDVAVFNKMYEQYKGNQQITRERLILETLENVLPKAQIYIMNDDGSTMKYLPLQALQPTTQQATKEQQSTEQQAPTEKKEGSGN; this is encoded by the coding sequence ATGAGTGTGAAAAGGACACTAATGATGGTAGGACTTGGGATATTCGGTATTGTAGCACTTATCGCAGTATTTACTTCGTGGTACACAGTCGATGAATCGGAGCAGGCAGTTGTGATAACATTTGGCCGTGCAGATGAAACGGTCACAAATCCAGGCTTACATTTTAAATTACCTTGGCCAGTACAATCAGTTGAGATTTTATCGAGAGAAACATTCAGCTTACAGTTTGGCTATAAGCAAAATAAAGAAGGCGAATTGGAAGCCTTTGATGCAGAAACAAAAATGATTACAGGTGATGAATATATTGTTTTAACAGATCTTGTTGTTCAATGGAAAATTACAGATCCTCGTAAGTACTTATTTAATGCACAAAATCCAGAAGAAATATTACATAGCGCTACATCAAGCGCGATTCGCTCTATAATTGGTAGTTCGACAATTGATGCTGCGCTAACAGATGGAAAAGCAGATATTGAAGCAAAAACAAGAGAATTACTTGTTTCCCTTATTGAAAAATATGATATTGGTATTGGTGTATTAGGTGTCAAATTGCAGGATGTAGAATTACCAAATGCAGAAGTACGAGCAGCATTTACAGCTGTAACAGACGCACGTGAGACAAAAAATACAAAAACGAATGAAGCTCAAAAATACAAAAACCAACGAATTAGTGAAGCGAATGGTGAAAAAGACGCTATTATTTCAAAAGCAAACGGTGCAAAAACAGCACGTATCGAACAAGCTTATGGTGATGTAGCTGTTTTTAATAAAATGTATGAGCAATACAAAGGGAATCAACAAATTACACGCGAACGTTTAATTTTAGAAACACTTGAAAATGTGTTACCGAAGGCACAAATTTATATTATGAATGATGATGGTAGTACAATGAAGTATTTGCCACTACAAGCGCTACAACCAACTACACAACAAGCAACAAAAGAACAACAATCAACCGAGCAACAAGCACCAACAGAGAAAAAAGAAGGGAGCGGTAATTAA
- the icd gene encoding NADP-dependent isocitrate dehydrogenase — MSNKIVVENGVLNVPNNPVIPFIEGDGIGPDIWAAASRVIDAAVEKAYNGEKKIEWLEVLAGEKAFNQTGEWLPQETLDKINEYLIAIKGPLTTPIGGGIRSLNVALRQQLDLYVCLRPVRHFDGVPSPVKRPEDVDMVIFRENTEDIYAGIEFESGSEQAKKIINFLQSEFGVNQIRFPETSGIGVKPVSKEGTERLVRSAIEYAIKHNRPSVTLVHKGNIMKFTEGGFKKWGYELAETEFADQTFTWNQYDAIKADQGEEAANKAQADALAAGKILVKDSIADIFLQQILTRPTEFDVVATMNLNGDYISDALAAQVGGIGIAPGANINYVTGHAIFEATHGTAPKYAGQDKVNPSSVLLSGVLMLEHLGWQEAADMITKSVENTISSKVVTYDFARLMDGATEVKCSEFANELIKNL, encoded by the coding sequence ATGTCAAACAAAATTGTAGTTGAAAACGGCGTACTTAATGTACCAAACAATCCAGTAATCCCATTCATCGAAGGTGACGGAATCGGTCCTGATATTTGGGCAGCAGCATCTCGCGTAATTGACGCAGCTGTAGAAAAAGCTTATAACGGTGAAAAGAAAATCGAATGGTTAGAAGTTCTAGCTGGTGAAAAAGCATTCAACCAAACTGGCGAATGGTTACCACAAGAAACTTTAGATAAAATTAACGAATACCTAATCGCAATTAAAGGTCCTCTTACTACTCCAATCGGTGGTGGTATCCGCTCTCTAAACGTAGCATTACGTCAACAACTTGATTTATATGTTTGCCTACGTCCAGTACGTCACTTTGATGGAGTACCTTCTCCAGTTAAACGCCCAGAAGACGTTGATATGGTTATCTTCCGTGAAAACACAGAAGACATCTATGCTGGTATCGAATTCGAATCAGGCTCTGAACAAGCTAAAAAAATCATCAACTTCTTACAATCAGAATTTGGTGTAAATCAAATCCGTTTCCCAGAAACTTCAGGTATCGGTGTAAAACCTGTATCTAAAGAAGGTACTGAACGTTTAGTTCGTTCTGCTATCGAATATGCAATCAAACATAACCGTCCTTCTGTAACATTAGTGCACAAAGGTAACATCATGAAATTCACTGAAGGTGGATTCAAAAAATGGGGTTATGAATTAGCTGAAACTGAATTTGCTGATCAAACATTCACTTGGAACCAATATGATGCAATCAAAGCTGACCAAGGCGAAGAAGCAGCAAACAAAGCACAAGCTGATGCTTTAGCAGCTGGTAAAATCTTAGTAAAAGATTCAATCGCTGATATCTTCTTACAACAAATCTTAACTCGTCCAACTGAGTTCGATGTAGTAGCTACAATGAACTTAAATGGTGACTATATTTCTGATGCATTAGCTGCACAAGTTGGTGGTATCGGTATTGCTCCAGGAGCGAACATTAACTACGTAACTGGTCACGCAATCTTCGAAGCTACTCACGGTACAGCTCCAAAATATGCTGGTCAAGATAAAGTAAACCCATCTTCAGTATTACTTTCAGGTGTATTAATGCTTGAACACTTAGGATGGCAAGAAGCAGCTGACATGATCACTAAATCTGTAGAGAATACAATCTCTTCTAAAGTTGTAACTTATGACTTCGCTCGTTTAATGGACGGCGCTACAGAAGTGAAATGTTCAGAATTCGCTAACGAACTAATTAAAAACCTATAA
- a CDS encoding LrgB family protein, whose protein sequence is MSIVIAVISLLGTIAIFYACKAFYQKFPKEWLTPILISPIIIIVLLLLTGTSYESYNAGANILSNLLGPATVAFAVPIYKNFNLLKKHAFEIIFSIAIGSAVAIASSFIIALVVGLNDELVHSLVPRSVTTPIAMDISNMIGGSPTLTAVFVMTTGILGSLIAPIVIRICRFQKPSARGLMLGMGAHGTGTSKAFELGELEGTFASLAMIVAALISIVLSTTFFPALEHLVMNILLP, encoded by the coding sequence ATGAGTATAGTTATTGCTGTCATCAGTTTACTAGGAACCATTGCTATTTTTTATGCTTGTAAAGCATTTTATCAAAAGTTTCCTAAAGAATGGCTTACACCCATATTGATTAGCCCAATAATAATTATTGTATTGTTACTATTAACCGGTACTTCATATGAATCTTATAATGCAGGGGCAAATATTTTATCAAATTTATTAGGGCCTGCAACAGTCGCCTTTGCTGTACCGATTTATAAAAATTTTAATCTATTAAAAAAACATGCTTTTGAAATCATTTTTAGCATTGCTATCGGCTCTGCTGTTGCAATTGCTTCTTCGTTTATAATAGCGCTTGTTGTTGGACTAAATGATGAACTTGTTCATAGCTTAGTGCCGCGTTCGGTCACTACTCCTATTGCAATGGATATTTCCAATATGATAGGTGGGTCACCTACTCTTACGGCTGTTTTTGTAATGACAACTGGTATTTTGGGTAGTTTAATTGCCCCAATCGTTATACGGATTTGTCGTTTCCAAAAGCCATCTGCAAGAGGTTTAATGCTTGGAATGGGTGCTCATGGTACGGGTACATCAAAAGCATTTGAATTGGGAGAACTGGAAGGGACATTTGCAAGTTTAGCAATGATTGTAGCAGCACTAATTAGTATTGTTTTATCAACAACCTTTTTCCCAGCATTAGAACACCTAGTTATGAATATCCTGTTACCTTAA
- the hflC gene encoding protease modulator HflC has product MDQKNKDLEKFLSFLSGKSKNTASSDGDKVIKMSKKGPLNPKKYISLVVTLTIVFAVAVILFANVYIVKESEYAVVRQFGEVVKFERDPGIKMKVPFIQSVTTLPKNQLTYNISEEEINTKDKKRIIIDNYAVWRITDPKALISNAGTLTKAESRMEEFIYSVIRTELGQLRYDEIINDENSSRGSLNDRVTERVNELLLNDKYGIEVVDVRIRRTDLPAENEQSVFTRMVSERQSTAQLYLSEGDADKRRIEAQTDREVQEMLATVNKEAALIQAEGEAEAAKIYNSSFSKDPEFYSLYRTLESYKKTVGEDTVIILPSTSPYAKLLSGYIE; this is encoded by the coding sequence ATGGACCAGAAAAATAAAGATCTTGAAAAATTTCTAAGTTTTTTATCGGGGAAATCAAAAAATACTGCTTCTAGTGATGGAGACAAGGTAATTAAGATGTCAAAAAAGGGCCCATTAAATCCTAAAAAGTACATTTCTCTTGTCGTCACATTAACAATTGTTTTTGCTGTTGCGGTTATTCTCTTTGCCAATGTATATATTGTAAAAGAATCTGAGTATGCAGTCGTTCGACAGTTCGGAGAAGTTGTAAAGTTTGAACGTGATCCAGGCATAAAAATGAAGGTACCCTTCATTCAGAGCGTGACAACACTTCCAAAAAATCAATTGACGTATAATATTTCAGAGGAAGAAATTAATACAAAGGATAAAAAACGTATCATAATTGATAACTATGCAGTGTGGCGCATTACAGATCCGAAAGCGCTCATCTCCAATGCTGGAACGCTTACAAAGGCGGAATCGCGGATGGAGGAGTTTATTTATTCGGTAATTCGAACAGAGCTTGGTCAACTAAGATACGATGAAATCATTAATGATGAAAACTCTTCACGAGGTAGCTTAAATGACCGTGTCACAGAACGTGTTAATGAACTATTACTAAACGATAAGTACGGAATTGAAGTTGTAGATGTGCGCATTCGTCGTACGGACTTGCCAGCAGAAAATGAGCAGTCTGTATTTACGCGCATGGTTTCTGAACGTCAATCTACTGCACAGCTATATTTATCGGAAGGTGATGCGGATAAACGCCGTATTGAAGCACAAACAGATAGAGAAGTACAAGAGATGCTAGCAACAGTGAATAAAGAAGCGGCATTGATTCAAGCGGAAGGAGAAGCGGAAGCAGCGAAAATTTACAATAGTTCTTTTTCAAAGGACCCTGAATTTTACTCACTTTACCGTACATTAGAATCCTATAAGAAAACAGTAGGTGAAGATACGGTCATTATTTTACCTTCCACTTCACCATACGCAAAACTATTATCAGGCTATATAGAATAA
- the citZ gene encoding citrate synthase, with protein sequence MSATKGLEGIVAAESKISSIIDDTLTYVGYNIDDLADNASFEEVIYLLWHTRLPKADELAELKQQLADNMSIPQAIVDQFKTYPLSTVHPMAALRTAVSLLGVFDEEADVMDPEANYRKAIRLQAKIATVVTAFARVRKGLEPIQPKAELSYAANFLYMLKGEEPAPIEIEAFDKALVLHADHELNASTFTARVCVATLSDVYSGVTAAIGALKGPLHGGANEQVMKMLTEIGSLENVESYIQNKLDNKEKIMGFGHRVYRKGDPRAPHLRVMSQKLTELTGKPELYEMSVKIHDMIVEQKKLPANVDFFSASVYDSLGIDHDLFTPIFAVSRTSGWVAHILEQYANNRLIRPRAEYVGPGMQKYVPISER encoded by the coding sequence ATGTCAGCAACAAAAGGATTAGAAGGTATCGTAGCAGCGGAATCTAAAATCAGTTCAATTATCGATGACACACTTACATATGTTGGTTACAACATTGATGATTTAGCAGATAACGCATCATTTGAAGAGGTAATTTACCTACTTTGGCATACTCGTTTACCTAAAGCGGACGAGCTTGCTGAATTAAAACAACAATTGGCAGACAACATGTCTATTCCACAAGCAATTGTAGACCAATTCAAAACTTACCCACTTTCAACTGTACATCCAATGGCTGCACTTCGTACGGCAGTATCTTTACTTGGTGTATTCGATGAAGAAGCGGATGTTATGGATCCAGAAGCTAACTACCGTAAAGCAATTCGTCTACAAGCTAAAATTGCTACTGTTGTTACTGCATTTGCACGTGTACGTAAAGGTTTAGAGCCAATTCAACCTAAAGCAGAACTTAGCTATGCAGCAAACTTCCTATATATGTTAAAAGGTGAAGAGCCAGCACCAATCGAAATAGAAGCATTCGATAAAGCGTTAGTATTACATGCTGACCATGAATTAAATGCATCTACATTTACTGCACGTGTATGTGTAGCTACATTATCAGATGTATATTCTGGTGTAACTGCAGCTATCGGTGCATTAAAAGGACCACTTCATGGCGGTGCAAACGAGCAAGTTATGAAGATGTTAACTGAAATTGGTTCTCTTGAAAATGTTGAATCTTACATTCAAAATAAATTAGATAACAAAGAAAAAATCATGGGCTTCGGTCACCGCGTATACCGCAAAGGCGACCCACGTGCACCACACTTACGTGTAATGTCACAAAAATTAACTGAACTAACTGGTAAACCAGAGCTTTATGAAATGTCAGTTAAAATCCATGACATGATTGTTGAACAAAAGAAATTACCTGCAAACGTAGACTTCTTCTCTGCATCAGTGTACGATTCTTTAGGCATCGATCATGACTTATTCACACCAATCTTTGCAGTTTCACGTACTTCTGGTTGGGTAGCACATATTCTTGAGCAATATGCTAACAACCGCCTGATCCGTCCACGTGCTGAGTATGTTGGACCAGGTATGCAAAAATATGTTCCAATCAGTGAGCGCTGA
- a CDS encoding AI-2E family transporter: MKILQIKKKSDERLDKRTKEGILYILTIYFHLNWGEFVKMRNIKYFSYERTINVLLFIFYLVILWFVLPVSLAIFLSFTTYPIINFLHKYCKVNYWIAAIIVEILILSCIVLLIIISINSIILIFPEIRDTLQNFPLFTEYESIFIQFLQEKSMSIFDSIVVYTANLFQMFMKHVIEVFIFLVAYYFALIETRKSRYWFFQYVPKKYRNQWQAHFSKVMQLFHYFVYVEFQLFTITLLILCAGFMILQFEQAIIKAFIVAFADVLPFFGIGVFLVPMSIYFYFNGNTFLCVAILLLYLFVQLTRQLAESMLWSNTLQLRTFHTFFISAASILLFGFYGILLSPIFLFLAVKLKEKSIFER; this comes from the coding sequence ATGAAAATCCTTCAAATTAAGAAAAAGTCGGACGAGCGACTAGATAAGCGTACTAAAGAGGGTATTTTGTATATTTTGACAATATATTTTCATTTGAATTGGGGTGAATTTGTTAAAATGAGGAATATTAAATATTTTTCATACGAAAGAACTATTAATGTTTTATTATTTATTTTTTACTTAGTGATACTTTGGTTCGTTCTACCTGTATCACTGGCAATTTTTTTATCATTTACAACCTATCCGATAATAAATTTCCTTCATAAGTACTGTAAAGTTAATTATTGGATTGCCGCTATTATAGTAGAAATACTAATACTTTCCTGTATAGTTCTCCTCATAATCATCTCAATAAACAGTATTATACTCATCTTTCCTGAGATACGTGACACACTTCAAAACTTTCCGTTGTTCACTGAGTACGAATCTATATTTATACAATTTTTGCAAGAAAAGTCAATGTCTATTTTTGATTCTATCGTAGTGTATACTGCAAATTTATTTCAAATGTTTATGAAGCACGTTATCGAAGTTTTTATATTTCTTGTCGCGTATTATTTCGCTTTAATTGAAACAAGAAAATCACGGTACTGGTTTTTTCAATATGTCCCTAAAAAATATAGAAATCAATGGCAAGCCCATTTTTCGAAAGTCATGCAACTTTTTCATTACTTTGTCTACGTAGAATTTCAATTATTTACGATAACATTGCTTATACTTTGCGCAGGCTTTATGATCCTTCAATTTGAACAAGCCATTATTAAAGCATTTATTGTTGCATTTGCAGATGTACTGCCCTTCTTTGGTATCGGCGTATTTCTCGTACCAATGAGCATTTATTTTTATTTCAATGGCAATACCTTTTTATGTGTTGCAATTTTACTTTTATATTTGTTTGTCCAACTAACAAGGCAGCTCGCTGAATCCATGCTTTGGTCTAATACCTTGCAATTACGAACGTTTCATACGTTTTTCATCAGCGCTGCCTCTATCTTATTATTTGGTTTTTACGGTATTTTACTCAGCCCAATTTTTTTATTTTTAGCTGTTAAGCTGAAAGAAAAGTCTATTTTTGAACGATAA